A window of Lytechinus pictus isolate F3 Inbred chromosome 7, Lp3.0, whole genome shotgun sequence contains these coding sequences:
- the LOC129277439 gene encoding uncharacterized protein LOC129277439 has protein sequence MAKTRQLSLETRQSIVVLRKEGYSMREIAGKLKISIHAVHYSLKRKEATGSNGDRRRSGRPKTTSPAEDKYIRVSSLRNRCLTCPQITADLNNTREMPVCSSTVRNISVEQG, from the coding sequence atggctAAGACAAGACAGCTTTCTTTGGAAACACGTCAGTCAATCGTAGTTTTGAGGAAAGAAGGTTACTCCATGCGAGAAATAGCCGGGAAACTCAAGATCAGTATCCATGCTGTTCACTACAGCCTGAAACGCAAAGAGGCCACTGGGTCTAATGGGGACAGGAGACGAAGTGGTAGGCCAAAAACAACATCTCCtgctgaagataaatacattcgGGTGAGCAGTCTGCGCAACCGTTGTCTGACTTGCCCACAGATTACAGCTGACCTCAACAACACCCGTGAGATGCCTGTATGTTCTTCAACTGTTAGAAACATCTCTGTGGAGCAGGGCTGA